TCAATCTGTCCGACCTCAAGCGCTTCCCGCTGATCCTACTCAACCGCAAGACGGCGGTGCGCGGTCTGCTCGACCGGCTGACCGCGGCAGAAGGCATCGAGCTCAAGCCGCAATACGAGGTCGAAAGCGCCCAGACAGCGGTGGCGCTGGTGTCGTCGGGATTGGGCGTCTGCGTGGTGCCGGGCATCGCCATCTCGCGCAATGACGAGCGCATGCGGGTGGTGCCGATCGACCATCGCGACGCCCATCGCGCCGTCGGCATCATCACCGCGCGCGGCTACGTGCACCATTCCTTTTCCGAACAGCTGATGAACCTGATCCGCACCAATCTGCGCGAGCTGGCTCACTGAGTACGGCGTTTTAGAGATTAGTGCAGAAAGCCACTCCGTTCGTCATCCTAGGGCGCAGCAAGGAGCGAAGCGACGCGCGAAGACCCTAGGATCCATGCCGGAATCTCGACCGTAGAGTGCCACGGTGCAGGATGGTCGTTGACAGCAGCACCGATTAGGATCCTCCACATGACCGGATACGTCTACATGACCGCGAGCCAGAAAGGCGGCACGATCTACATCGGTGTCACCAATGACCTCGCTCGCCGAATTCCAGAGCACAAAACTGGCCAGGGTTCACGCTTCACCAGCCGCTACAACGTACAGCGTTTGGTCTGGTACGAGGAGTTTTTCGATATCGCCGACGCCATTCAGCGCGAGAAATCGCTGAAACGCTGGCAAAGGCAATGGAAGGTCGAACTGATCGAGAAGACCAATCCGACTTGGTCCGAGCTATTTCTCGGGATCGGCTGGTGACTATTCCTCACCCCAGCAGCGCTCGCAAGTTCAGGCATGGATCCTAGGGTCTGCGCGCGTCGCTTCGCTCCTTGCTTCGCCCTAGGATGACGAAGGCATTTGCGTACCCGCCTTTCGCAGGCCGGCCTCACCTGAATATCAATCTGTCTGGATCCAGACCGCCTTCGTCTCCAGATATTCGTGCAGGTGCTCGATGCCGCCTTCGCGGCCGTAGCCGGACATCTTCATGCCGCCGAACGGCACGGCCGGATCGATGGCGTGGTACATGTTGACCCAGACCGAGCCGGCCTTGACGCGGCGGGCGAGCTTGTGCGCGGTGCCGAGGTTGGTGGTGAAGATGCCGGCCGCCAGGCCGTAAGGCGTCGCGTTGGCGCGCGCAACGGCCTCGTCCAGCGTGTCGAAGGGCATGGCCGAAATGACCGGACCGAAGATCTCTTCCCGTGCGATCGTCATCTTGTCGGACACCGCGCCGAAGACGGTCGGCGCGATGAAGTTGCCGCCGTCATAGAGCTCGCCCGTCAGCCGCGACCCGCCGGCGACCAGCCTGGCGCCTTCGTCGCTGCCGGCCTTGATGTAGCCTTCGACCTTGCCGGCCTGCCTTGCGTTGATCAGCGGCCCGATCTCGGTCTCAGCCTCGATGCCGTGGCCGATGCGCAGCTTGCCGGCGAACTCCGCGACCCGGCGCACGAACTCGTCGTGGATCTCGCGCGCCACGAACAGGCGTGAGCCGGCAATGCAGATCTGGCCGGAATGCACGAACACCGCCATTGCCGCGACCGGCACGGCCTTGTCGATATCGGCGTCGCGGCAGACGATGATCGGCGACTTGCCGCCGAGCTCCAGCGAAACGCGCTTGAGGTTGGTGACGCCGGCGCGGGCGATCGCCTGGCCGGTCAGCGTCGAGCCGGTGAAGACGATCTTGTTGACGTCCGGGTGCTCGGCCAGCCGCGCGCCGGCCTCGGCGCCCGTTCCGGTGACGATGTTGACGACGCCGTCGGGCACGCCGGCTTCCTGCATCAGCTTCGCGATCAGGAGCGGCGTCAGCGACGCATCCTCAGACGGCTTCAGCACGATGGTGCAGCCGGTGGCGAGAGCCGGCGCGATCTT
This region of Mesorhizobium sp. M2A.F.Ca.ET.046.03.2.1 genomic DNA includes:
- a CDS encoding GIY-YIG nuclease family protein produces the protein MTGYVYMTASQKGGTIYIGVTNDLARRIPEHKTGQGSRFTSRYNVQRLVWYEEFFDIADAIQREKSLKRWQRQWKVELIEKTNPTWSELFLGIGW
- a CDS encoding aldehyde dehydrogenase family protein, whose translation is MTLNFDPRAKATTLYHGEFRPMFIGGKWVAAQSGEVMQALNPATGEVLATVPRGGAADIDAAVAAARAAFEGPWSKFSPYERQCVLLRIADLFEKHWEELSVSDTLDMGLPITRTLANRRRVIGMLRFYGGMATALHGEAIDNSIPGEIVTFTRREPVGVVSAIIPWNAPTAASIWKIAPALATGCTIVLKPSEDASLTPLLIAKLMQEAGVPDGVVNIVTGTGAEAGARLAEHPDVNKIVFTGSTLTGQAIARAGVTNLKRVSLELGGKSPIIVCRDADIDKAVPVAAMAVFVHSGQICIAGSRLFVAREIHDEFVRRVAEFAGKLRIGHGIEAETEIGPLINARQAGKVEGYIKAGSDEGARLVAGGSRLTGELYDGGNFIAPTVFGAVSDKMTIAREEIFGPVISAMPFDTLDEAVARANATPYGLAAGIFTTNLGTAHKLARRVKAGSVWVNMYHAIDPAVPFGGMKMSGYGREGGIEHLHEYLETKAVWIQTD